In a genomic window of Paramecium tetraurelia macronuclear, complete genome:
- a CDS encoding UNC51-like kinase, giving the protein MKKRIKRLQGSSYVISLEPDDVLGQGSFGKVVRAYDLENREEQLVAKIMEIGTQSKLDSLQHELTVLEQFQSDHQNLVQYKRKKLQSTKACYIIMEYCNGGTLEDKMKNKFWSEAEVMDFLGQFCSGYRELFLQNIIHRDLKPANIMLHDRLYKITDFGLAKIVNTLVDKLTISFKGTPLYMAPEMIQEEATADPKIDMWGLGIILYRMLYNKYPFLIQNKKYDRDTAFSDIINNNLIIPPTPKRSDFMIYLLQKMLKKQSKDRIGWEELFQLPQIKIQSQSQVDQNNQMISSSLFIQQMVIQKVSLIKVQPFKEKKVLSLVSQILTEEDLKKQTEDQEKEQKIILNEMMSNLNHKLQIQLKINQIEDILFYFHEQIFFLDKAAMRVYRLNQVIPNIDFNITFNITAVILNQALGLIKKLQKLQQLDPQQVNLYKTTENYQIFQSLLQQDILGLEDFYKEVKNKVVTNIKNPIDQLFNLIQNQKPINSIIQVYITIKYLKDSQHLDELNFSIMEDFWTYYENVENTSEQEASQYFEKQLI; this is encoded by the exons atgaagaaaagaaTCAAGCGATTGCAAGGGTCATCATACGTGATTTCTCTTGAACCTGATGATGTGTTGGGCCAAGGATCTTTCGGCAAAGTCGTGAGAGCCTATGATCTTGAGAATCGGGAAGAGCAATTGGTGGCTAAAATAATGGAAATCGGAACTCAGAGTAAATTGGACTCGTTATAACACGAACTCACAGTTTTGGAATAGTTTCAAAGCGATCATCAGAACCTTGTTTAATacaa GAGGAAGAAGTTGTAATCAACCAAAGCTTGTTATATAATTATGGAATATTGTAATGGCGGAACTTTGGaggataaaatgaaaaataaattttggtCAGAGGCTGAAGTTATGGATTTCCTAGGCCAATTTTGTAGTGGATACCGAGAATTGTTTctgtaaaatattattcatagaG ATTTGAAACCAGCTAACATTATGTTACATGATCGATTGTATAAAATAACTGACTTTGGTCTGGCGAAAATAGTGAACACTCTAGTCGATAAACTCACCATATCCTTTAAAGGCACTCCTCTTTATATGGCACCAGAAATGATTCAAGAAGAAGCAACCGCTGATCCCAAAATCGATATGTGGGGTCTAGGCATCATCTTGTATAGGATGCTCTACAATAAATACCCATTTTTGATTCAAAACAAAAAGTATGATAGAGACACTGCTTTCTCAGatatcatcaataataacTTGATCATCCCTCCCACTCCAAAGAGATCTGactttatgatttatttgcTTCAGAAAATGctcaaaaaataaagtaaagaTCGAATAGGGTGGGAagaattattctaattgccctaaataaaaattcaatccTAATCTCAGGTcgattaaaacaattaaatgatatcctcatctttatttatttaacagaTGGTCATTCAAAAAGTGTCTCTTATTAAGGTACAACCattcaaagaaaaaaaagtatTGTCTTTGGTTTCTTAAATCTTAACAGAGGAGgacttaaaaaaataaactgaAGATCAAGAGAAGGAGTAAAAAATCATCTTAAATGAAATGATGTCCAATCTGAATCACAA gttgtaaattcaattgaaaattaactaaattgaggacattctattttattttcacgAGCAAATATTCTTCTTAGACAAAGCTGCAATGAGAGTctatagattaaattaagttattccaaatattgattttaatatcacATTCAACATCACAGCTGTTATCTTAAATCAAGCATtaggattaattaaaaaattacaaaaattataacaattgGATCCTCAATAAgtgaatttatataaaacaaCAGAAAACTATTAGATTTTTCAATCATTACTCTAATAAGATATATTAGGCCTGGAAGACTTTTATAAAGAAGTGAAGAATAAGGTTGTtactaatataaaaaatccAATTGATTAGCTATTTAacctaatttaaaatcaaaaaccAATCAATTCTATAATATAAGTCTATATCACTATCAAATACTTAAAGGATAGCCAGCATCTAGATGAGttaaatttttctattatggAAGATTTTTGGacttattatgaaaatgttGAGAATACATCAGAATAGGAGGCTTCGCagtattttgaaaaataactCATTTGA
- a CDS encoding K+ channel, producing the protein MSISNENQQNSFSLQEEIFQGPTPIMLSGRIVVGDGDSSRFIPASWNSFTVPDQMKLADISEQSIQAVPVEMHKSTKGMKKSEYQSAYVAEDDVESNGKPQFLKLIIAKSIQNNFIHNLWNRSYLRKLDQLSGYQVQVLDDLQLENETYYQDQRRTLTKLEAIKRFFSYIEVFTPYSQFIFIWGLFQILIYLLIFFWLPYKISFKLESIGEFLGYNETKQILEILFLSILSMDVFVGLNLAFIYKGIIIRNRKRILINYFRQYAFVDLVSLSTITLQFFILTNNGDSNQMLAIQIALCAVFYVLRMTKINKILAQIQEYQQVISNNRFFNLYGSLNDLVGLLKLTMIIVFIAHICACVWHGIAFYNDGYSWLDAYELRDKGNASKYNTAIYWATMTMTTVGYGDITAKNNLELLINNLTMLIASIVFAYSVNSIGIFVSNMYKGAMEYSRSVTLINTFMSKNKIQFELQTRIRSYLEYIWQEEQNMNDEEVVTLISKLSSNLQEELQYQLRGNILSSCKVMIKTFSQKMIKSLLGQMEEQSFSPEERIITINQTDDSSLYIITKGEVEIIFEGLNSLNEKTKRNSLKFLSQGDYFGELGFFTGQSRKATAISRAFTKVFKIKRENFIKILLSYPNDYEKYCQLNHSLMQQDYSVLQVNCYSCQSNNHLIDKCHYVHLCPDKEAILKRELYPFDQKRNKVRGRQERDKELSPWIIQKYVMTKAKELQQELQYLASKGTDFEDLDQHSNMMNDVYEDEVEIDVPSSLNQRSNSRTFSKLSQKQTQLNQIPEVEEDDQKNYSRKVALPRTTLQTAGFGGGMRDSVHVDIIRDDDEQESSDEESEEEKDQVPMHLPIPANKSQEVVRNQQSKITFTRKESAEEIIPRSSTQRSHTYTQKGRNSQTIKRTLTPEKIYPPTQSDLEIRNHARRPTSKKQSNATRTFTRNQGREMTNDVNPTSFMDNQTYNQHTSTTILAQFDKMQAFLYYFPFNNYDSVIKRYTRLQKFFGKKRLYPEFSNFSFFFMTIKKGWKLRRLGDKLRGKTFADTMKKPLSKTIQSFKTVKKVINNTTGYGGGGTSPQRLHSFK; encoded by the exons atgagtATTTCAAACGAGAATTAACAGAACTCATTTAGTTTACAGGAGGAGATCTTTCAAGGGCCAACTCCGATTATGCTCTCTGGGAGGATAGTTGTGGGAGATGGGGATTCGAGTAGATTTATTCCAGCTAGTTGGAATTCTTTCACTGTTCCTGATTAAATGAAGTTGGCAGACATAAGTGAGCAATCCATATAGGCTGTTCCTGTTGAGATGCATAAATCAACGAAGGGAATGAAAAAATCCGAATATCAATCTGCCTATGTAGCAGAAGACGATGTCGAATCTAATGGGAAGCCTCAGtttcttaaattgataatagcAAAGAGTATCCAGAACAATTTCATTCACAACCTTTGGAATAGATCTTACCTAAGGAAATTGGATTAATTGTCTGGCTATTAGGTTCAGGTTTTGGACGATTTACAATTAGAGAATGAGACATACTATCAGGATTAGAGGAGAACTCTTACAAAATTGGAGGCAATCAAGAGATTTTTCTCCTACATTGAGGTTTTTACACCTTACAGTTAGTTCATCTTTATTTGGGgcctattttaaattttaatatacttaTTGATATTCTTTTGGCTTCCTTATAAGATTTCTTTCAAACTGGAGTCAATAGGGGAATTCTTGGGGTACAACGAGACGAAGTAGATCCTGgaaattttgtttttgtCCATCCTCAGTATGGACGTGTTTGTGGGATTGAACTTGGCCTTTATCTACAAgggaataataattagaaacagaaagagaatattaataaattactttcgACAATACGCCTTTGTTGATTTG GTTTCGCTCAGTACGATAACCCTCCAGTTTTTCATTCTGACCAACAATGGAGATTCCAATTAAATGTTGGCCATTCAAATAGCATTATGTGCTGTATTCTACGTTCTCAGGATGACCAAGATTAACAAGATCCTAGCATAAATATAAGAGTATCAATAAGTAATATCGAATAATAGGTTCTTCAATTTGTACGGTTCCTTAAATGATTTGGTGGGCTTATTGAAGTTAACAATGATAATAGTATTTATTGCTCATATTTGTGCTTGTGTTTGGCATGGGATAGCCTTCTACAATGACGGTTATTCTTGGCTGGATGCTTATGAATTGAGAGACAAAGGAAATGCCTCCAAATACAATACTGCAATATATTGGGCCACAATGACCATGACAACAGTAGGCTACGGAGACATTACAGCCAAGAATAATCTTGAAttgttaatcaataatttgacGATGCTCATAGCCTCCATAGTCTTTGCTTATTCTGTAAATAGTATAGGAATTTTTGTATCCAACATGTACAAAGGAGCGATGGAATACAGCAGAAGTGTGACATTAATAAACACATTCATGTCTAAAAacaaaatctaatttgaattgtAAACTAGAATACGGAGTTATTTAGAGTATATATGGTAGGAGGAACAAAATATGAATGACGAAGAAGTAGTAACTTTGATTAGCAAATTGAGTAGTAATCTATAGGAGGAGttacaatattaattgagAGGGAACATATTGAGCAGCTGCAAAGTCATGATCAAAACCTTTTcttagaaaatgataaagtCTTTGTTGGGCTAAATGGAGGAACAGAGTTTCTCTCCAGAAGAGAGGATCATcactattaattaaactgATGACTCATCTTTATACATAATTACAAAAGGGGAAGTTGAAATCATCTTTGAAGGCTTAAACAGTTTAAATGAGAAAACCAAAAGGAACAGTCTAAAATTCTTATCTTAAGGTGATTATTTCGGAGAATTAGGATTCTTTACTGGTTAATCTAGAAAGGCCACTGCTATTTCAAGAGCATTTACAAAagtattcaaaatcaaacGAGAAAACTTTATCAAGATCTTGCTTTCCTATCCTAATGATTATGAAAAGTACTGCCAATTGAATCATTCCTTAATGTAATAGGACTATAGTGTCCTATAAGTAAATTGTTACAGTTGCTAGAGTAATAATCATCTAATTGATAAATGTCATTATGTACATCTCTGTCCAGACAAAGAAGCTATACTAAAAAGAGAACTCTATCCGtttgattaaaaaaggaACAAGGTTAGAGGAAGATAAGAAAGAGATAAGGAACTCAGTCCTTGgatcatataaaaatatgtaaTGACAAAAGCCAAAGAATTGCAGCAAGAACTCTAGTATTTAGCAAGTAAAGGCACAGATTTTGAAGATTTGGACCAACATTCAAATATGATGAATGATGTTTATGAGGATGAag ttgaaATCGATGTACCATCTTCATTAAATCAAAGGAGCAATTCAAGAACATTTAGTAAATTAAGTCAAAAGCagacttaattaaattaaattccaGAAGTAGAAGAAGAtgattagaaaaattattcGAGAAAGGTAGCACTTCCTAGGACAACTCTTTAAACAGCTGGGTTTGGAGGCGGAATGAGAGATAGTGTGCATGTTGATATTATAAGGGATGATGACGAATAAGAAAGCTCTGATGAAGAatcagaagaagaaaaagatcAAGTCCCTATGCACTTGCCCATTCCAGCGAATAAAAGCCAAGAAGTAGTCAGAAATCAATAATCGAAAATAACTTTTACTCGGAAAGAATCAGCTGAGGAAATCATACCTCGTTCATCAACCCAAAGATCTCACACTTACACACAAAAAGGAAGAAACTCTTAAACTATTAAGAGGACTTTGACTCCGGAAAAGATATATCCTCCCACTCAATCtgatttagaaattagaaatcatGCAAGAAGACCTACAtccaaaaaataatcaaatgcTACCAGAACATTTACTAGAAATCAAGGAAGAGAAATGACAAATGATGTTAATCCTACTTCTTTCATGGACAATTAAACCTATAATTAGCATACATCCACAACAATTCTAGCTTAATTCGATAAAATGTAAGCATTCTTATACTACTTTccctttaataattatgattcagTTATAAAAAG ATATACGAGATTACAAAAGTTTTTTGGCAAAAAAAGGCTATATCCAGAATTTTCTAACTTTTCCTTCTTCTTCATGACAATTAAAAAGGGATGGAAATTAAGGAGGTTAGGAGATAAATTAAGAGGAAAAACCTTTGCAGACACAATGAAAAAACCATTATCGAAAACGATTCAAAGCTTTAAGACAgttaaaaaagtaataaataatacaactGGATATGGAGGAGGTGGTACTTCACCATAGCGATTACATTcctttaaatga
- a CDS encoding Na+\K+ ATPase alpha subunit: MAQYRQLNEGDIPPINNPQIVTGFQILRQSVDLGLRQNQDARKSSVKAAALVSRQSQMYQQAKERGIVPNEVIVNYDAPTNTKQDLLKKAQNKGEEYRNMDEHKVDVIALSQRYETSLTDGLTQDQATAKNKQYGDNKLTEKKKKPWWIKLILEMVQPFSILLWIASIMCFVLYGVNPEALGAKSNLWLAIILIAIILLTGSITYNQSAKADALMEGFKNFLPQKCIAIRGGEKVEVPAEKLVPGDIIEIKMGDKIPADVRIIQSREMKVDNSALTGECDPLLRVTELTSENPLETKNLAFFGTLCKEGSGKGLVIQIGDNTVMGQIADLATGGETPETPLNIELKRFVILISCIAVGLGILFLILSLVVEQASVDTAVGQAIGIIVANVPEGLLGCITVSLAITAKRLADKQVLVKNLEAVETLGSTSCICSDKTGTLTQNKMTVANVWYDGLKRVALNKLKHGRNTEYEYDINDPTFRDLHDCAIITSEAKFNIQAKDKATTNWLESPTIGDASETALIKFFQPIEDIENTRQRRQLVELSDKSLAKMPFNSTNKFSLCIVNWETQDSFYCVYIKGAPEKLWTFSSYLLVEGRNQPIDEQITQKFKSVNVSFGKGGERVLGFAKLHLPRSEFQKGYKFNLNSIDTLKFKLEGFTFLGLLSLMDPPKETVPQAIKKCQSAGIKVIMVTGDQPPTAGAIAKQIGIITGKTVDDLLEENPSMSYDEAFRLAPAIVIHGDMIVQALEEESQNGEYVPEHMKDRRLKSWCSKPQVVFARTSPAQKLMIVRACQYIGHVVGVTGDGVNDSPAIKQGDIGISMGISGSDVTKDAADMILLNDDFASIVDGVEEGRKIFDNLKKTIVYLLTSNITEVFPYVGEIALGLPLPLSNAFILTICIGTDILPAISFAYEEAEIDIMTRKPRKKDDHLVSLRLITHAYLLQGIIATSAGFFSYFSTMNEYGFPPQLLLNLMNTPYQKIPWPSIILANGSSYTPPPTTWVWDLPNMNNPFLTTQPYNPDWQQAPILTVEEGKSLDSSIGFQNIPLNWINPEIIYYDLRYIFVYYDQNYQRWFPTFEEWQNQNSDNLCRYFDRSDMLLEDNKYPINTNACFKTAALKYAQTSYFVAVVLVQWSNVFSCKQRKMSVIYSPINVVMFYGVLLETLIFICIVYIPGVNNWFGARPVDILNLGMPGLPYSMCLFCWEEMRKYFIRNYAKPSKYEPNFFEANSLW, encoded by the exons ATGGCTTAATATAGGCAATTAAATGAAGGGGACATCCCACCTATCAACAATCCACAGATCGTTACAGGATTTTAAATACTTCGTTAGAGCGTCGATTTGGGATTAAGGCAAAATCAGGATGCCAGAAAAAGTTCCGTCAAAGCAGCAGCTTTGGTATCAAGACAGAGTCAAATGTACTAGTAAGCAAAA GAAAGAGGAATTGTTCCAAATGAAGTCATTGTAAATTACGATGCTCCCACAAATACCAAGCAAGATCTCTTAAAAAAGGCTTAAAACAAAGGAGAGGAGTATCGAAACATGGATGAGCACAAAGTGGACGTAATAGCATTATCGCAAAG ATATGAAACATCTTTAACTGATGGATTAACTTAGGATTAGGCCACAGcgaagaataaataatacgGGGACAATAAATTGACcgagaaaaagaagaagccATGGTGGATTAAGTTGATTCTTGAAATGGTTCAaccattttcaattttattatggatAGCATCTATAATGTGTTTTGTATTGTACGGTGTGAATCCAGAGGCTTTGGGAGCAAAATCAAACTTATGGCTTG CAATCATTCTCATAgccatcattttattaacagGTTCGATcacttataattaatctgCAAAAGCAGACGCATTAATGGAAGGGTTTAAGAATTTCCTTCCATAGAAATGTATAGCAATCAGAGGAGGAGAAAAAGTAGAAGTTCCAGCTGAGAAACTAGTCCCTGGGGATATCATTGAAATCAAGATGGGGGATAAAATTCCAGCAGATGTTAGGATTATCTAGTCAAGAGAAATGAAAGTCGACAATTCCGCTTTAACCGGAGAATGTGATCCATTACTTAGAGTAACTGAACTCACAAGTGAAAATCCTCTGGAAACTAAGAATCTAGCATTCTTTGGTACTCTATGCAAGGAAGGATCAGGAAAAGGCTTAGTCATTTAAATAGGTGATAATACAGTAATGGGTCAAATTGCAGACTTAGCAACAGGAGGAGAAACTCCAGAAACTCctttaaatatagaattgaAGAGATTTGTCATTCTGATCTCTTGCATAGCTGTAGGACTTGGAATCTTGTTCTTGATTTTATCATTAGTGGTCGAACAAGCATCTGTTGATACAGCAGTAGGGTAAGCAATAGGAATCATCGTGGCTAATGTACCAGAAGGTCTATTAGGATGTATAACAGTATCTTTGGCTATTACTGCAAAAAGATTGGCTGATAAATAGGTGCTAGTCAAAAATTTGGAAGCAGTGGAAACCCTAGGATCTACTAGTTGCATATGTTCAGATAAAACAGGAACTTTGACTTAGAATAAAATGACAGTTGCAAATGTGTGGTATGATGGATTAAAGAGAGTCGCTTTGAATAAACTTAAACATGGAAGAAATACTGAATATGAATATGATATTAATGATCCTACTTTTAGAGACTTACATGATTGTGCAATCATTACAAGTGAAGCCAAGTTCAACATATAAGCTAAAGACAAAGCTACAACCAACTGGTTGGAATCACCAACTATTGGAGATGCATCAGAAACAGctctaattaaattcttttaaccAATTGAAGATATTGAAAACACTAGACAAAGAAGATAATTAGTGGAGTTATCAGATAAGTCTTTAGCAAAGATGCCATTCAATTCCACTAATAAATTCTCATTATGTATTGTGAATTGGGAGACTCAggattcattttattgtGTATACATAAAAGGAGCACCTGAGAAGTTATGGACATTTTCTAGTTATTTGTTAGTAGAAGGTAGAAACCAACCAATAGATGAGTAGATAACACAAAAATTCAAATCAGTCAATGTATCATTTGGTAAAGGAGGTGAGAGAGTCTTGGGATTTGCAAAACTTCATTTACCAAGATCTGAATTTTAGAAAGGATATAAGTTTAATTTGAACTCAATTGACAcattgaaattcaaattagaagGCTTTACTTTCTTAGGATTGTTATCATTAATGGATCCACCTAAAGAGACTGTACCATAAgctattaaaaaatgttaatCAGCAGGAATTAAAGTGATCATGGTGACAGGAGATCAACCACCAACAGCAGGTGCAATAGCAAAATAGATTGGAATCATCACAGGAAAGACAGTGGATGATTTGTTAGAGGAAAACCCATCAATGTCTTATGATGAGGCCTTTAGATTGGCCCCAGCAATTGTAATTCACGGAGACATGATAGTGTAAGCTTTAGAGGAAGAGAGTTAAAATGGAGAATATGTCCCTGAACACATGAAAGACAGGAGACTTAAAAGTTGGTGCAGTAAACCTTAAGTAGTATTTGCACGTACATCTCCTGCATAAAAGCTGATGATAGTAAGAGCCTGTCAATACATCGGACATGTAGTAGGAGTGACTGGAGACGGTGTGAATGATTCTCCAGCAATCAAATAAGGAGATATTGGTATTTCAATGGGTATCAGTGGATCTGATGTCACTAAAGATGCTGCagatatgatattattaaatgatgattttgCATCTATTGTTGATGGTGTTGAAGAAGGCAGAAAGATATTCGACAATCTCAAGAAAACAATCGTTTACCTACTTACTTCAAATATCACAGAAGTGTTTCCATATGTTGGTGAAATTGCCTTAGGACTACCATTACCTTTAAGCAATGCCTTCATTCTCACCATTTGTATTGGAACTGATATCTTACCCGCTATTTCATTTGCCTATGAAGAAGCAGAAATCGATATCATGACTCGTAAACCCAGAAAGAAGGACGATCATCTAGTGTCTTTGAGATTAATCACTCATGCGTATTTGTTATAAGGAATCATTGCCACTTCAGCTGGATTCTTCAGTTATTTTAGTACTATGAATGAATATGGATTCCCTCCATAGTTACttcttaatttgatgaatactCCTTACTAGAAGATCCCTTGGCCATCTATTATATTAGCTAATGGAAGTTCATATACTCCCCCTCCCACCACTTGGGTATGGGACTTACCGAATATGAATAA TCCATTTTTAACCACACAACCTTACAATCCTGATTGGCAATAAGCTCCCATTCTCACAGTTGAAGAAGGAAAGTCATTAGATTCAAGTATTGGATTCCAAAACATCCCCCTTAATTGGATAAATCCAGAAATCATTTACTATGATTTAAGATACATCTTTGTTTATTACgattaaaactattaaagATGGTTCCCAACCTTCGAAGAATggtaaaattaaaactcaGACAACCTCTGTCGATATTTTGATAGATCTGACATGTTACTTGAAGACAACAAATATCCCATTAATACCAATGCTTGTTTCAAAACTGCTGCACTTAAATATGCTCAAACCTCATATTTTGTTGCTGTCGTACTTGTCTAATGGTCTAATGTCTTCTCTTGCAAAT AACGTAAAATGTCAGTGATTTACTCACCAATCAACGTAGTCATGTTTTATGGTGTCCTCCTTGAAacacttatttttatttgtattgtCTATATTCCTGGAGTCAATAATTGGTTTGGTGCTAGACCagttgatattttaaatttagg aATGCCCGGTCTTCCATATTCTATGTGTCTGTTTTGCTGGGAAGAAATGCGAAAGTACTTCATCAGAAATTACGCTAAGCCTAGTAAATATGAGCCAAACTTCTTTGAAGCAAATTCATTATGGtga
- a CDS encoding Ribonuclease Z, with protein sequence MAKCHIQLVKLAKPCIILNFDLKSYVFNVSEGFQRYLSDYSIKTKMSTQIFFTNLNATYINGIIGLLLTLNFDKQIDGTKIYGPSGLCQLFSAFRYSEIGGKSINSLSCHEFQGKNLIYQKKDQYYQEIFEGNIYPVLNGLKLVKYEEQESLQMYTDEYVEIVPIIHKNNNISYIIKTKKIKGSVSTEKLQLLKLTNIQKKELFQNHQIQLGDQIYPEAYFREPDVEEQGILVLDIIDDLDLSQIDFPNNLRCILHINDPKTEIYLNFLNKVNVDHILCNQEVQNEYSDSIPKTKFICNYLNSKYPFNFPSFSNNYSIQNNRYIQFQANYHYILHPLNKRGFQMMAPQMIGQTSQIKEINYQQTPIRQYKSEILLQFLGTASMRPNKYRNVSGILVKQFNSAILLDCGEGTFHQLQSQNNFDFNQKILIWISHVHCDHNLGIASFLQNCSNVYFLVPQIMIPWIVQLIEFYQIKHTCYLCYIPFDNYNLEQEFAIQNAKVQKFNEIKLQQLQELFNIQLEYVNVDHCPQAYGLRINFRDGSSISYSGDTRPCQQFIQLSKNVDLMIHEATFTDDLQKNAISRKHSTVGEAVESAILANAKTLILTHFSQRYCRTGSCQQQKIESNQIQSTINNETYEQYLNTKTVIALDFLSGLLDEYPNLVELSQHLQQLIES encoded by the coding sequence atgGCTAAATGCCATATtcaattagttaaattagCAAAACCTTGTATAATACTGAATTTCGATCTAAAGTCTTACGTTTTTAACGTATCGGAAGGTTTTCAAAGATACCTTTCTGATTATAGCATCAAGACTAAAATGTCAACATAGAtattttttacaaatttaaatgctACCTACATTAATGGCATAATAGGACTATTACTCACACTTAATTTCGATAAGCAAATTGATGGTACTAAGATTTATGGACCTTCTGGATTATGTTAATTGTTTTCAGCTTTTAGATATAGTGAAATCGGAGGAAAATCCATTAATAGTTTATCTTGTCATGAGTTTTAGGGAAAGAATCTTATTTACCAGAAAAAGGATCAATATTACTAAGAAATTTTTGAAGGAAATATTTATCCAGTCTTAAATGGACTAAAACTTGttaaatatgaagaataagaatCTTTATAAATGTATACTGATGAATATGTCGAAATAGTACCAATAATCCacaaaaacaataatatttcttatattattaaaacaaaaaagattaaagGTAGTGTCTCTACAGAAAAGCTTTAgcttttaaaattaactaatatttagaagaaagaattattttaaaatcattaaatataattaggGGATTAAATATATCCAGAGGCTTACTTTAGAGAACCTGATGTAGAAGAATAAGGGATCTTGGTATTAGAtataattgatgatttagaCTTATCATAAATCGATTTTCCAAACAATTTAAGATGCATTTTGCATATAAATGATCCTAAAACagaaatctatttaaattttttaaataaagtgAATGTAGATCATATCCTATGCAATTAAGAAGTCCAGAATGAATACTCAGATAGTATTCCAAAGACTAAGtttatttgcaattatttgaattctaaatatcCTTTCAACTTTCCAAgttttagtaataattattcaatctagAATAATAGATACATCTAATTCTAAGCAAATTATCATTACATCTTACATCCTTTAAATAAGAGAGGATTTTAGATGATGGCTCCCTAAATGATTGGTTAAACttcttaaatcaaagaaattaattactagTAAACTCCGATTAGGCAATATAAGTCTGagattctattataatttttaggaACAGCTTCTATGAGGccaaataaatatagaaatgtTTCAGgaattttagttaaataatttaactcAGCAATTCTTTTAGATTGTGGTGAAGGAAcatttcattaattacaaagttaaaataattttgattttaattaaaaaatacttatttgGATTAGTCATGTTCATTGTGATCATAATTTAGGGATAGCCtcattcttataaaattgtaGTAATGTATATTTTCTCGTCCCCTAAATTATGATTCCTTggattgtttaattaattgaattttattaaattaaacatacTTGCTATTTATGTTATATtccttttgataattataatctagaATAAGAGTTTGCAATTTAGAATGCCAaagtttagaaatttaatgaaataaaattataataattataagagctatttaatatttagttaGAATATGTTAACGTTGATCATTGTCCATAGGCTTATGGCTTAAGAATAAACTTCAGAGATGGAAGCAGCATTAGTTATTCAGGGGATACCAGACcttgttaataatttattcaattatcaaaaaatgtTGATTTAATGATTCATGAGGCAACATTTACTGATgatctttaaaaaaatgcAATAAGTAGAAAGCATTCAACTGTTGGAGAAGCTGTTGAATCGGCTATTTTGGCTAATGCTAAGACATTAATATTAACACATTTTTCATAAAGATACTGTAGAACAGGAAGTTgctaataatagaaaatagaatcaaatcaaatttaatctacaattaataatgagacatatgaataatatttaaatacaaagaCAGTTATAGCTCTAGATTTTTTAAGTGGTCTTTTAGATGAGTATCCAAATTTAGTAGAATTAAGCTAAcacttataataattgattgaatcatga